Proteins encoded in a region of the Pelmatolapia mariae isolate MD_Pm_ZW linkage group LG6, Pm_UMD_F_2, whole genome shotgun sequence genome:
- the aimp1a gene encoding aminoacyl tRNA synthase complex-interacting multifunctional protein 1a, with product MQKPSANICSTMGRSEELSEFQRGTVVGCYLCKKSVREISAMLNLPRSTVSAVILKWKRGGITTALPRSGRPHKLKEEDRQVLERVALEKCLPSIKALTAEFQSASGASVSSTTVRRELHEMGFRGRVSSYGKPKGVPKVAKKQVDVSRLDLRIGRVVTAQQLPDTDGLFVEQIDVGEAFPRTVVSELSQHIPVEQMQNRMVVLLCNVRPVETRGIVNQAMLMCASSQDKLEILDPPNGAIPGDRVTFQEFPGEPDKELNPKQKVWEQVQPDLRTDGQCVATYKGAAFEVAGKGVCKAQTMSDCEIK from the exons ATGCAAAAGCCGTCTGCAAACATTTGCAGCACAATGGGTCGCAGCGAGGAGCTCAGTGAGTTTCAGCGGGGCACCGTGGTGGGATGCTACCTGTGCAAGAAGTCCGTCCGTGAGATCTCGGCGATGTTAAACCTGCCCCGGTCCACTGTCAGCGCCGTGATTTTAAAGTGGAAGCGTGGAGGAATAACGACGGCACTGCCCCGGAGCGGCCGACCGCACAAGCTGAAAGAGGAGGATCGCCAAGTGCTGGAGAGAGTGGCGCTGGAGAAGTGTTTGCCCTCCATAAAAGCGCTCACCGCCGAGTTTCAGAGCGCATCCGGAGCCAGCGTGAGCTCCACCACGGTGCGCAGGGAGCTTCATGAGATGGGTTTCCGAGGCCGTGTGTCCTCATACGGCAAGCCCAAAG GAGTGCCGAAGGTGGCAAAGAAGCAGGTGGACGTGTCCCGCCTGGACCTTCGTATTGGACGTGTAGTCACGGCCCAGCAGCTTCCAGACACTGACGGGCTGTTCGTGGAGCAGATCGATGTGGGAGAGGCTTTTCCCAGGACGGTGGTCAGTGAACTGTCTCAGCACATACCTGTGGAGCAG ATGCAGAATCGTATGGTGGTCCTGCTGTGTAACGTGAGGCCAGTGGAGACGAGAGGAATTGTGAACCAGGCCATGCTCATGTGTGCCTCGTCACAAGACAAGCTGGAAATCCTTGATCCTCCAAACGGAGCGATACCAGGGGATAGAGTGACTTTCCAGGAATTCCCAG GGGAGCCCGATAAAGAGCTGAACCCCAAACAGAAGGTGTGGGAGCAGGTTCAGCCAGACCTGCGCACAGACGGCCAGTGCGTCGCAACCTACAAAGGAGCTGCCTTTGAAGTCGCTGGAAAGGGTGTGTGCAAAGCCCAAACCATGTCTGACTGTGAGATTAAGTAA
- the tbc1d9 gene encoding TBC1 domain family member 9 — protein MWVTPEDVLLAGALWITERANPYFILQKRKGHGDGGGGLAGLLVGTLDVVLDSSARMAPYRILYQTPDSLVYWIIAHGTSRKEITEHWEWLEHNLLQTLSIFENENDITTFVKGKVQGIIAEYNKNHDVKEDDDTDKFKEASAKFRKLFGMPEEEKLVNYYSCSYWKGKVPRQGWLYLSINHLCFYSYLLGKEVKMVVRWADITQLEKSATLLLPDVIKVSTRSNEHLFSVFLNINETFKLAEQLANIAMRQLLDNKGFEQDRSLPKLKKKSPKKVSALKRDLDARAKSERYRALFRLPKDEKLDGHTDCTLWTPFNKMHILGQMFVSTNYICFTSKEESLCSLIIPLREVTIVEKADSSSVLPSPLSISTKNRMTFLFANLKDRDFLVQRLSDFLQQTTSKTYLEKELTSSLNSSDDEVYSQHGSLLSSSPQHSLGSEGERKFNLNDSSVPTATQALMTMYRRNSPEEFNPKLAKEFLKEQAWKNHFTEYGQGVCMYRTEKTKELVLKGIPESMRGELWLLFSGAINEMTTHPGYYEDLVEKSMGKYNLATEEIERDLHRSLPEHPAFQNEMGIAALRRVLTAYAFRNPNIGYCQAMNIVTSVLLLYAKEEEAFWLLVALCERMLPDYYNTRVVGALVDQGVFEELAREYIPQLYDCMQDLGVISTISLSWFLTLFLSVMPFESAVVVVDCFFYDGIKVIFQLALSVLHANIHQLLGCKDDGEAMTVLGRYLDSVTNKDSTLPPIPHLHSLLTDNGEPHPEVDIFKLVRSSYEKFGSIRADVIEQMRFKQRLRVIQTIEDTTKRNVVRTIVTETDFSIDELEELYVLFKAEHLTSCYWGGSSNPTERHDPSLPYLEQYRIDVEQFKGLFNLLFPWANGAHSEPLAVRFFRLLDQNADALINFREFITGLGVLCHGDLTEKLKLLYKMHVLPEMIHEQEEPDSAFEATQYFFEDITPETSIGHDSKCRNEKDDGFVRVTFKTEKVKKLNTPDYRHYLKLWNQEMKPKRENTKDLPKLNQSQFIELCKTLYSMFSEDVAEQELYHATATVTSLLLEMGEVGKLFSSSFRKDHNQEGNSEPSVCMRDVLDTKGTQEVQELGDIFVPAGLENKPSPCEEGKGDEDSEQLPPMQDIKLEDSSPKDTGTSSAMLISDDETKDDTSMSSYSVLSAGSHEMDEKLQCEDIADDTVLVRSDGGSDGERTNRPLGGGPHDRGLPHSTSIDKDWAITFEQFLASVLTEQALVRYFEKPVDVAARITNAKNAKKVGRPLLSTSDYEISLSG, from the exons atgtgGGTCACTCCCGAAGATGTGTTACTTGCTGGTGCGTTATGGATCACCGAGAGAGCGAACCCGTATTTCATCCTTCAGAAACGGAAGGGCCACGGGGATGGAGGCGGAGGACTGGCGG GTTTGCTTGTTGGGACCTTGGATGTTGTTCTGGACTCGAGCGCTCGGATGGCCCCGTACAGGATCCTCTACCAGACTCCTGACTCTTTAGTTTACTGGATCATTGCTCATG GAACCTCCCGCAAAGAGATCACAGAGCACTGGGAGTGGCTGGAACATAACCTGCTGCAGACTCTCTCCATCTTTGAGAATGAGAATGACATTACCACGTTTGTCAAAGGAAAGGTCCAG GGTATCATAGCGGAGTACAACAAGAACCACGATGTCAAAGAAGACGATGACACAGACAAGTTCAAGGAGGCTAGCGCTAAGTTTCGTAAACTGTTTGGGATGCCCGAAGAGGAGAAGCTGGTCAACTATTACTCCTGCAGCTACTGGAAGGGAAAGGTGCCTCGGCAGGGATGGCTCTACCTCAGCATCAACCACCTCTGCTTCTATTCGTACTTGCTGGGAAAAGAAG TCAAAATGGTGGTGCGTTGGGCAGATATCACCCAGCTAGAGAAGAGCGCCACCCTTCTTCTGCCTGATGTGATCAAGGTGAGCACGCGTTCCAACGAGCACCTCTTCTCCGTCTTCCTAAACATCAACGAGACTTTCAAGCTAGCGGAGCAGCTGGCCAACATCGCCATGCGGCAACTGCTCGACAACAAAGGCTTTGAGCAGGACCGCTCGCTGCCCAAGCTGAAGAAGAAATCACCCAAGAAGGTCTCAGCACTCAAGAG AGATCTGGATGCGAGAGCTAAGAGCGAGCGCTACAGAGCGCTCTTCCGTCTGCCCAAAGATGAAAAACTGGACGGTCACACAGACTGCACCCTGTGGACTCCCTTTAACAAGATGCACATCCTGGGACAGATGTTTGTTTCCACCAACTACATCTGCTTCACCAGCAAGGAAGAGTCGCTGTGTAGCCTCATCATCCCCCTACGCGAG GTGACCATCGTGGAAAAAGCAGACAGCTCCAGTGTGCTGCCCAGCCCGCTCTCCATCAGTACCAAGAATCGCATGACCTTTCTGTTTGCTAACCTGAAGGACCGAGACTTCCTGGTGCAGAGGCTATCTGACTTCCTGCAGCAAACCACCTCTAAGACTTACCTGGAAAAAGAACTCACTAGCAGCCTGAACAGCTCAGATGATGAG GTTTACTCCCAGCATGGATCCCTGCTGTCCAGCAGCCCTCAGCACAGTCTGGGCTCAGAAGGCGAGCGTAAATTTAACCTGAACGACAGCAGTGTGCCCACCGCCACACAAGCCCTCATGACCATGTATCGTCGCAATTCCCCGGAAGAGTTTAATCCGAAGCTG GCGAAGGAGTTCCTGAAGGAGCAGGCATGGAAGAACCACTTTACCGAGTACGGACAGGGGGTGTGTATGTACCGCACAGAGAAGACGAAGGAACTCGTTCTCAAGGGGATTCCCGAGAGTATGAGGGGAGAGCTCTGGCTGCTTTTCTCCG GAGCGATCAACGAGATGACCACCCACCCTGGATATTACGAAGACCTGGTGGAGAAATCGATGGGCAAATACAACCTGGCAACAGAGGAGATTGAGCGGGACCTGCACCGCTCTTTACCCGAGCACCCAGCCTTCCAGAACGAGATGGGCATCGCTGCCCTGCGCAGGGTCCTCACTGCCTACGCGTTCAGGAACCCCAACATCGGATACTGTCAG GCCATGAATATTGTTACGTCGGTGTTGCTGCTTTACGCTAAAGAAGAGGAGGCTTTTTGGCTGCTAGTGGCGCTCTGTGAGAGGATGCTACCTGACTACTACAATACCAGGGTTGTGG GAGCTCTGGTCGATCAGGGTGTGTTCGAGGAGCTGGCCCGTGAGTACATTCCTCAGCTCTACGACTGCATGCAGGACCTTGGTGTCATCTCCACTATTTCGCTCTCCTGGTTCCTCACCCTCTTCCTATCCGTCATGCCGTTCGAGAGCGCGGTGGTGGTGGTCGACTGTTTCTTCTATGATGGAATCAAAGTCATTTTTCAGCTGGCGCTCTCCGTGCTGCACGCCAACATCCACCAGCTGCTGGGCTGCAAGGACGATGGGGAGGCCATGACCGTACTGGGGAG GTATCTGGACAGTGTGACCAATAAGGACAGCACCCTCCCTCCCATCCCTCACTTGCACTCTTTACTCACAGACAATGGAGAACCACACCCAGAGGTGGACATCTTCAAACTCGTACGCAGCTCCTACGAG AAATTTGGCTCCATTCGTGCCGACGTGATTGAACAGATGCGTTTCAAACAGAGACTGAGGGTCATCCAAACCATTGAGGATACAACTAAACGCAATGTG GTCAGAACCATTGTAACAGAGACTGACTTCAGTATCGATGAGTTGGAGGAGCTCTACGTGCTCTTCAAG GCGGAGCACCTAACCAGCTGTTACTGGGGCGGCAGCAGCAACCCCACAGAGCGCCATGACCCCAGCCTGCCATACCTGGAGCAGTACCGCATTGACGTGGAGCAGTTTAAGGGTCTCTTCAACCTGCTGTTCCCTTGGGCCAATGGAGCCCATTCGGAGCCCCTGGCTGTACGCTTCTTCCGTCTTCTTGACCAAAACGCAGATGCCCTCATCAACTTTAGAGAGTTTATCACCGGTTTGG GTGTTCTGTGTCACGGGGACCTCACTGAGAAGCTAAAGCTGCTCTACAAGATGCATGTCCTCCCTG AAATGATTCATGAACAAGAAGAACCCGACTCTGCATTTGAAGCCACTCAGTACTTCTTTGAAGACATCACTCCAGAAACATCCATCG GCCATGACTCAAAGTGCAGAAATGAGAAGGATGATGGTTTTGTCAGAGTGACATTCAAAACTGAAAAAG TGAAGAAACTGAACACTCCTGATTACCGCCATTACCTGAAACTGTGGAACCAGGAGATGAAACCTAAACGGGAAAACACAAAAGACCTGCCGAAACTGAACCAG AGCCAGTTCATTGAGCTTTGCAAGACCCTTTACAGCATGTTCAGTGAAGATGTGGCAGAGCAGGAGCTCTATCACGCTACAGCAACGGTCACCAGTCTGCTGCTGGAAATGGGAGAGGTGGGAAagctcttctcctcctctttcagAAAGGACCACAACCAGGAGGGGAACTCAGAGCCGAGCGTGTGCATGAGAGACGTTTTAGATACTAAAGGCACCCAGGAGGTCCAGGAGCTGGGGGACATTTTTGTCCCTGCAGGTCTTGAGAATAAGCCGAGTCCCTGTGAGGAGGGAAAGGGGGATGAAGACAGCGAGCAGCTGCCCCCTATGCAAGACATCAAGCTTGAGGACTCATCCCCTAAAGACACGGGCACTTCCTCGGCTATGCTCATCTCAGACGACGAAACCAAAGATGACACTTCAATGTCATCTTACTCGGTGCTCAGCGCGGGCTCTCACGAGATGGACGAGAAGCTGCAGTGCGAGGACATCGCGGACGACACAGTGCTGGTGCGCAGCGACGGCGGCTCCGACGGCGAGAGAACCAACCGGCCTCTTGGCGGGGGGCCTCACGACAGAGGACTGCCTCACAGCACGAGCATCGACAAAGACTGGGCCATCACATTCGAGCAGTTCCTGGCTTCCGTCCTCACCGAGCAGGCTCTCGTGCGGTACTTTGAGAAGCCAGTGGACGTGGCCGCTCGCATAACCAACGCCAAGAATGCCAAGAAAGTCGGGCGCCCCCTGTTGTCAACAAGTGACTATGAGATCTCGCTGTCTGGGTGA
- the ucp1 gene encoding mitochondrial brown fat uncoupling protein 1 gives MVGLKPSDIPPPLGVKMASAGAAACIADMVTFPLDTAKVRLQIQGEKKAVGDIRYRGVFGTISTMIRTEGPKSLYNGLVAGLQRQLCFASVRIGLYDNVKNFYTGGKDNASVLVRILAGCTTGAMAVSFAQPTDVVKVRFQAQMNLDGVARRYSSTMQAYRHIFQHEGLRGLWKGTLPNITRNALVNCTELVTYDLIKEAILRHKLLSDNLPCHFVSAFGAGFVTTVIASPVDVVKTRYMNSPPGQYKSAVNCAWTMLTKEGPTAFYKGFVPSFLRLGSWNIVMFVSFEQIKRAMMVTKQRIEVVN, from the exons ATGGTAGGACTTAAACCCTCAGACATTCCTCCTCCTTTGGGTGTGAAGATGGCGAGTGCTGGAGCAGCAGCCTGTATAGCCGACATGGTCACATTCCCTCTGGACACAGCCAAAGTCAGACTACAG ATTCAAGGAGAGAAGAAGGCAGTGGGGGACATCCGCTACAGAGGGGTGTTTGGGACCATCAGCACCATGATCCGAACAGAAGGGCCCAAGTCTCTGTATAATGGTCTGGTTGCTGGGCTGCAGAGACAGCTGTGCTTTGCCTCCGTCAGAATCGGCCTCTATGACAACGTTAAAAATTTCTACACCGGTGGCAAAGACA ACGCTAGTGTACTGGTACGTATCCTGGCTGGCTGCACCACAGGCGCCATGGCGGTGTCCTTTGCGCAGCCCACCGACGTGGTCAAGGTTCGATTCCAAGCCCAGATGAATCTGGACGGAGTGGCCCGCCGCTACAGCAGCACCATGCAGGCTTACAGACACATCTTCCAACACGAGGGCCTGCGTGGGCTCTGGAAAG GAACATTACCCAACATCACAAGAAACGCCCTGGTAAACTGCACAGAGCTGGTTACATACGACCTGATAAAGGAGGCCATCCTTAGACACAAGCTGTTGTCAG ACAATCTGCCGTGCCACTTTGTGTCTGCGTTTGGCGCCGGCTTCGTTACCACAGTGATCGCCTCCCCAGTAGACGTGGTAAAGACGAGATACATGAACTCACCACCGGGCCAGTATAAGAGCGCCGTTAACTGTGCCTGGACCATGTTAACTAAAGAGGGGCCAACAGCATTCTACAAAGG ATTCGTGCCATCATTCCTGAGGTTGGGATCGTGGAACATCGTGATGTTCGTCTCCTTCGAACAAATCAAAAGAGCCATGATGGTCACAAAGCAGAGGATTGAAGTGGTTAATTGA